From the Colius striatus isolate bColStr4 chromosome 6, bColStr4.1.hap1, whole genome shotgun sequence genome, the window ATTGAAAACAGCCTGCTGATCGTTTCAGATGATGACATGTCATCTGCTATTTCATCCATTCTGAAGGATTTAGACTTCGTAGAAGATATAAGCCCACCTACTTGTCTGGTTCCCGCTGGAGATGACCAGCCAAAGTTTCCAGAAAACACTGCTCTCAAACTAGAAGACGATCGGCAGGATTTGAAGGGAGCCGAATGCGTGTTTGGTTCCTTTGAGATCTCAAATTCCACCAGTTACTTGAAGGATTTGGCAATAGATGACATTTTTGAAGACATTGACACTTCGATGTATGATTCGGACTTTTGCTGCCCTCCGCTAGCGCCACCCAGGTCACCGTCTCTCGCTGTGGAAGAGCCACTGAAAACCTTTCCATCCTGTAATTCTTCTGCAGCAAACAACATTCAGCTGTGTAGAACGGATCTGAGCGAGTTGGACCACATCATGGAGATTCTAGTTGGATCCTGATACTTGTTTTTACCCAAAGATACTTGTTTAACTGCCACTTGTTTGGTTTCAGGATGAAAGCCACTGGAGAGAAGGTGTAAAGAATTCTTTAAAACACAAACTAAAAAGAATTTACACGTAGTGGGATTTCCTAAAGAATTCCAAAACTTAGAAACACAAAAAGTGGCAgatggttggttgtttttttaagagagaagaaatatttatttatcagAACCGTGCAAtcatcttttttccttgcagGGTATCCGTGGGACGTTAGGCACGTGCCCTTACCACCCCTCACGCCTCTTtccagaaaccttttttttttacgtGCAATTTTTAATTTGTCAGAAGAATTTACATGCAAAACGAATTTCTTACGAGAGATGGTCCTTTTACAAAAAGCCtccactttattttttcatagcAGAGCCCGTGGCGGGTCGGCGCGGGTCAGGCGCCGCGTGGGTCGGAGCGCGCGGATCGCAGGCGCGGCGCCGCCGCAGCTTTGGGGAGATTTTAAAGACAAGACGCGCTTTTGGCTGGCTTTTGGTCAGAAAAGCAGGATGGAGACACTCGTGGACGCCGTCTCTTGCGTTTTCTAAAGCGTTCAGaactatttatttttgtaaattttATAAGTCTTTCTACGTTTTACTACGTTATTTCACCATAGTTCAAATTATAACGGACTCCTAGTCGGATGTGTTTAGCACTACCTCTGAGCTGAAATGCTTTAACTCTTTCCAGTGCTTCATCTAAGACTGCAGATCTTTATTCTCATTTCtggtgggttttatttttctggggGAAGCGGGGGGGGAAAAATACTTTCTAACTCATTAAGCTGTTCCTTTGACAGTGACCTAGCTGATTTGTGAAATCAAGGGTATTCAATGTTTAAAACCTTTTTAAGTATTTACAAATGTAATTTATACGTAGATTGTGCAATTtaacatggggttttttttccctgtcagtATTACGTGCTTAGATTTTGGAATAATCTCAGCGttctttaaattaaaactttactatgtacaggtagctttttaatctcttttggAAAACACTGTCCTTGCAACCCTGCTTTCACTACAGAGTTTtaagatgatttttcttttgtaatgtgCAATATTATTTATAAAGATACACGTTTGTATACCTGGCATTTGTGGGAAGAAACGCTTCGAACTTAAAACTTTCTAGCACCTTTGGAGGATACTGGAGAGAGTCAACGTTTCTGTATCCTTTAAGAAACAAAGCTGAGAATGCTTCTTGTTCCACCAGTGCTTACAGCTTGGAATACTCCTGAAGTACTCATTGATGCGTGGTGAgtggaggctgtggctgctcccgTGGTGCTCGGGCTGAGCTGGGGGGCAGCACGTGTGTCTGTCTGGGGCAGGAGTCGTCTGTAAGTACATACAAGTGCACTCATGAACTGAAGATATTTGCAGTGAggactgtttgtttttttccataagcCAGCTTGGAACACCGTGTTTCATCTTGAACAGAGGTTTAGATTGGTCCTGGCTGGCATCATCTGAACAACACACTTGCACACGAGTGTTAGGTtttgggggggcggggggggggtattcttaatttttttaattatgagaCTTTTACTTTGTTCTTGGGAGCTGCAGCACCTGTCTTGTAAGAAAATTTGCAGCTGTAAaagctttgctttggtttgttggtttttttttttagttgttggggttttctttctttgttgttcTGCTGAGACTTTGTCACGAATGGGGCATCGGTAGAGGAAGAACAAGATTTCCTGTGTGTTGGCATCTCTCAGAAGCTGAAATCCTGCTCCTGTCAAAGGGGCCAGGGTGTCACCTAGTATTTCCAGTCTTAACTGATGCCGTGGCACACTTTGTGCAAAGATCTGTGTATTTGTACTGTGACTGTTGGGGTGAACAGTTCACTGCCGATACCGTTGGGTGTCCCAAAGCAACGGAGAACCAGTTCAGGTCACATCCTCGCAGCCATCTGGGTTGTTCAGCAACCGAAGGGTATAAACGTATTTATATGCATCTAATGTATTGATTCTAATATAAAACTTCTGATCTAAAGTATTTTGAATTGCTGGATAAAGGGATCTGTTTGAAGAGTGTATAAATAGTTGTTGAAGAGGTACAGCTTCAGAATGTACACAGCCTGTGCATTGTGTATAGACTACTCTGGCTTTTCCTCAGCCTCTACTTTTGTATTAAAGATACGACTGAATAAATCCTTGAAATATTAAGGGCCTTCTGCACTGTGATGACGCAGAGTTGTGCTTAAAAACGTCTTTAAATTGAGTGGTGAGGAATAAGAGAATAAAGGCTGCATCtaatttctttttgcatttgaaaaaaacgGAATGTTACTATGCAGTAAAGATATTTTTGGTATGAATACCATGTGTCATGTAGCAAATAGTGAATGCTTCATAAATCAATCCACTTGCTCAcctggcagcccctgcagaAACGTGAGAGAATACAACTTGGCTTTTCAGCATTGACTCGTTAAGCTTTGTTTTATATGCTACAGAAAAAGATTGAAGTTGTTGGTGTGGATGTTTTATCAACACTTGAAAATGCagggggtgttttttttgttcaagTGCTTGCTCTAAAGCTCTGTTTCTCACGGGCTGCTTGCATCACAGTGCCAAGGGCACGAGCTGGTGTGTAACGCAGGTCGGTTACGGACGGAATTAACGTGCAAAGGGAAGTCTGATTTCAAAATATGCACAAACTAATTTTAAAGTCCTTCCATGTAAAATGACGTTAGAGGCTAGTTGTGGTGGACCTATTTATTGTATGTTTGGAAATAAAAGCCACAGTTTTTGCAGTTTATATTTTGAAGCCTTCTGGTCTTTGCCTGTTTTACAAAGAGGCTGAAAAGCCGTGGTGCCTCGCTACCCTCCGTTTGGTCTTTCACTCACAGACCCCTGGACCCTTGCACCTGTTCAGTCTCGGTTCCACATTGAGGTCTGGGGTGGTCATGCTTCTTGCTGCTTTGATTTGTTTGCTATTTACTCACTGAGCAGTTGCCTCGTGCTCCTCATCATCCACCGTGCCCTGTCCTTCCCGGCTGGTTCAGGCTGACCCCGCTGTTGGGTGTGCTGGAATGCCAGTGGTAACAGCTCATACACCACCCCAACAGCCTTTGCCTGCTCTAGCTATTCAGGTTCGAGCTGACAGCTTTTTATACACCAACGTTTAAGCTGTTGGCTCTGAGTTTCAACTCCTTTTTCCCACGTCTCATCCCCTTTGTGCATCCTGTCTCCCAGAAcaagggtgggttttttctggCAGCATGGGGTGGGTATTCCTTTGGGGAGCAGGTGCTCTGTTTGTCAGCACTTGGCTGTCCTCTGGCTTTTGTCTCTGCTGCCCCACATTAGTCTTAGCCCATGCAGTTGGCGGTGTGGGTTCAGAAGTTTCCATGCTTGAGGACAAGTGTGGGATACAGGTGTCTGACACACACTAACGCTTCAGTCATGTCAGCCTGGGACAGGAGCACTGCGAAGAAGGTGGttggctgctctgtgctgatAGAAGTCACCTCCTCCAGTTCATGCTTCAAGTTTTCCATTCTCTTCCTGTTGCAAACCTCTAAAATGGGATCCTCGCTATGCAGCAGTGGGCTTGATTTTGTTGATGAGACTGCACTGGCTGCCCCTCACAGACCAGGGATTCTTCCTGCCTTGTGTCCTGTGGCCTGCTGACCATGACATGAAAGCCATAGACTAGAAGGGACTTCCCAGGACTCTGGTTTTGGCTGTGAGGTAGTTCCCATGATGACATtagccctggggctgggccttaCTGAGCAGGATGGGCTGATTCTGCAGCATAACCCTGCTCTGGTTGTGAGGGGCTGGCAGTGGGGCACTGCCAGCTGCCTCACCCTGGCACACTGCAGCTCGGgctttgaagaaaaagcatttgaagTGTTGCTTTCAGGTTATGTTGAGCCTCTTCAAAGGTGGGATTGAGTTTCATGTCCTATCATCAGTTTTATCCAGACTGACAGATCTGAGCTGAAGCCGAGCAGCGCAGCTCAGTGCAATGCTAGCTTGAAACACGGCTAGCGGGGGAAGTGCAGCTACTGCCCAGAGTGCTCTGTCTAGCTCACTATTCTATATatacaagtgcagagtcctacatctgggaaggaacaaccccctgcaccaggacagactggggatcgaactgctgaagagcggctctgcagagagagacctgggagtcctgattgataataagctgaacatgagccagcaatgtgccctcgtggccaagaagccaatggcatcctgggatgcatcaagaagagtgtgggcagcaggtcaagggaggttcttctccctatctactctgccctgatgaggcctcatctggagtcctgtgtccagttctgggctccccagctcaagagggacagggaactgctggagagaggccagtgcagggccaccaggatgatcaggggactggaacatctttcatatgagaaaaggctgtgggacctggggctgtttagtctggagaagaggagactgatgggggatcttattaacagttataaatatctaaagggtgagtgtcaggaggttgggacatccctcttttctatagtagatagtaacaggacaaggagtgatgggatgaagctggaacacaaaaagttccacttaaacataagaaaaaactatttcagtgtttcagtgagagagccctggcacaggctgcccagaggggtgtggagtctccttccttggagggcttcaagacccggctggacatgttcctatgcgacctgtctaggtgaccctgcttctacaggggggttggactagatgatctcttccaaccctaccattcgaTGACTCTATGATATATTGGAAGTGAGACTTAAAGACAACTTCACAGTTCAAGCAGGagtgaagaaaagcattttggCATTTACCCAGCATTCCCAGGCATTGTGTCTTGattgcaaaaataatttgcagCTCCACCCAtacatttttcccttcttaGGACCCTTTTAGTGGGATAGCAATCCTGGAGGTCCTCTGTTCTCCTGAAGCAAGAGCAAGAAGTCCTGCTAGATGTGTGAGGGCAGTGAAGCTGTTGCACCTCCTGCCTGGGTGTGtgatttgtttcttctcttttgaatCCTTCAGAGCGAATCTGGCAAGTTAAACGTGGATCTGCAGAGAAGGCTGGGCTTTACCAATTAATTGGAATGCAGCTTACATTTAGCCAAATCCCCTCTGCCATCTTAACTGGATCTTAACTCCAGGAAATCTTCCCATTAAAAAATGGGAGGACTATTAAAGCTGAtattgactttttaaaagatgagaGTGCTTTTAAATCCTGTAATGACCCTGCACTTTGAAAAGAACCTTAAAGCTTTCACACGAGACCTTTTTTATTCTGGTGGGTTTTCTTACTTCCAAATACTCTGTGTATGTGCAGGCAATAGTGGGCTTGCAGTGTCCTTAGAAATCTTGTGCAATATGCCCCACTTCcctctatttttcttctatgaTTAATCAAAATCTCCACTTGTTCGGACTTATTTTAAAAGCCTACAAAGACTAGCAATATGCTGCAGCTAAAACTTCCCAAAACTTTACCTTCCTCCTCTGCTCAATTCCCAAAGATTTCACTAATGTTGAGCAGGATAGGAACAGAAATCTTTTCAGTCTTTCACAAGGGAGTTGTTAgggggtttgttttgcttttgcaaagCTGTTTACAGTGTTCCCTCTACAAAGGCAGCATTGCAGTAATTACACTGCTGATCTCAACTTCTAAAGACTCTTCTACGGGTGTATTTCCCCTCGACTCTCAGTGGAAGAAAAAGGCGTTTCTGCCTAGTTCTGCTGTCTAAAACTTTTCCCCACTCTCTTTGGTTTCCACCGTTTCCTAAGCAAATGTCACAGGTCTGTGGTATTTGCTTTCTGCAAACACATAGTAACACGTTTGGTTCATCAAAACTCAGGATTTCACAGCTGGGAGCCCACGAGTAATGATGAAATTTGTAGCTGAAAACTTCCTAAGATATAAAGTTCTCTTTACCCCGTGCCCCGTTTCCACAGCAAAGCACCTGCCCCTTCTcagggctgcaggaactgagcaGCTGGAGTGAGGCAGAGCACAGCGGGGGTGTTTCTGGGCAgccaggctgctttctgccGTGCAACACCCCTGGAAGCAGCCCGAGTTTCTCTCCCCGAGCACACTCTTGTCAGTTAAGAGAAACAAAGTGCAATTTTCTCTTTGCAAGGACTCCCAAATATGCAGCTTGTGTCCAAATTCCAAGGAGGGCTGGAGGGCTGCCAGGATTCCACAACCTTGGCGCTGAATTGCATTACTGTGTAATTTCAGATCTGCTCATCTGTCTTTGGAGAGATGAACTTGCTCATCTCAGCCTGACCAAAAGGTCTCTCGCTTGTCTCATGCTGCTTGTGTTTACAGGCAGTGAGGGCTCAAGTGGCCCAAAGCATCTGTTCAAGACAGACCTGAAAGGTGGAGCCTATCACCTTTGGAACATCAgtagtttttttccccactgaccCATAAAGGAGTGACATCCCTGTCCTCCCCACTCTGTACCTTGGACAAGGCTGCAAAACCTGCAACTGTGAGGGGTAGATGATGCATTCACCTTTCTCCTGGGGTAGTGCTGCAAAACATTCTCTGTTACACTCATCTGATGTTAGTGAAAGCAAAGGTGAAAGGCCAGGAGAGGGCCCAGGGGCCTgatgcagcagccagtgcctgcTACAGccagccccctccagccccactgcagggCCCTGCCTGTCTGAACACAAACATGGGATTCTGTTCTTACAGCTGATTTCAACAATGCTTAGCACCAGCCTCAACTATCCCTCATTTATTGCCAGTTTACTATTTGCTGAGTTTATGAATCCAAACTATTTAACATGTTTTAGTGCTCTGAAAGGCTTACAAGGGAAACTGAATGAAAATCCAGAGTAAAGTGAAAAGCTCATCTTTGCTCTTACACACACCCAGGCAGTTTTCAGTCTGGTGCTGCAGAATTCCCTTGTGGGGCCTGGGAAGCTGCTGAGCCACCTTCCTTCAGTACATTGTTCCTGCTGAGTAACCGCTGCCCTGCTCACCCTCTGCTACTGGCACTGAAGTGTCATAAACCTGGCTGAAGTTACAAGTTATTACAGTCATTTCAGTGTTGAACAGTTCCCTAGGTTAGAGGGTGGAGGCTGCCACTGCTCTTACAGTGTTTATAATTCTAACAACAGAACGGGCACATCACTGAATAATCAACTGACTTGGTTTTGGAAGTTTGTTCCCTGCTTTTAACACACAAAGAATCGATGGCAACTCCAAAAAGCTATCTAAAATTCTCATCTCCAGAATGGCCAAAGCAGTAAATAGATAAGTAACTTGCATGAAAAGCTATAGCCAATGAATAAATAAAGCTGTTGCAGTTGGCCAGGGAGCACTGTGAATTATAAGGAGTGATGGTGGCACCCACACTTGCAGGAAGAGAGGCAGCATAGTTGATAATTGctataaaatgtttaaaaggcAGCAACTTACACCACTGTGCATGTCCTGAACTGCATCAGTGTTAAGCTTTAACAAAGGTAGTTATGTGTGGTGTAAGGCTTGGGAAGCTGAATGAATCCAAAGAGCCCTGTTAAAATCAGCCCAAGAAGTGATTTATTTCCATTAGAAACCATTGTCAGAGCAAAAGGtttccctgcctctgcccatATTGCCAGGTACAGTAACTGTTCACCACAGGAGGTTTTATCAGACAGAAgttaaaacagttttattttcctaaacCCTAGTGCAAGGCACCAGATGTAGAATAGAAGGCTCCTTTCCATCAGCAGTGGCAAAATAACAGATCTCAGCTGATCCAAACAGGACCAAATCCAAGGAGGGCTGGGGACAAGGCACACTTTAGGACACACCTGAGGTATGTTTAGGCTTTGACAGGGAAATGGTTTTTGATGAAAGAGGCATTAAGGCCTGAAAagtcagcaggtcaagagagttGTCCCCCAGAGCATGGTGTGATTGCAGCTGAATCTACTGTAAAGGACAGGATCCTGCAGCAAAACTTTTCAGGACAAAATTACACCTTCAACTTCACAACTAAGTAGTGTAAATACCTTCTAATAATGGCTCCAGGTAACTCATATACAGGAAATGTCTCCTTCCTAAAGAATACACATAGTCTGTAGTACCAAGCCAGTAGCAAAATAAACTGCATTCAGTTCAAATAAGGGGCGAAAAAACCCCCTAAccaacaaccaaacaaacagatTAAAAAGTACATTTGGTTCAACAAACATCACTATTGAAAAATCTCCTTTTCAGGTTGCAGGTagtgaagaaatgtttcctcCTTGGGACTGTTAGATGCTGCATGTTTCCATCAGGCAATGTGCTTCTTAAAAACAGGTTACAGGTGAAAAGGTGACCATGGCTGGGATCTGGTGATACAGAAAGCTGAGTGACAAAGAAACATGGAgttattttttctccccattttaAGGTGAGTTAATCACTTTACGTGTTTCAATCTAATTTGTATGTAGTTCTCATGAGAATAAAGTTAGCataagggaaaataaaaggatgTAACTAGGAGGataaacagaaaacatcccACTACAGGAGTTCATTGATTTAAAATTAGAAATGGCAACACATGTTTCCTAATGAGCTTTATTTCGAGACACCAGCCTGCAGGGTTTGTTCTTTCCCTTCAGAGGCTATTCCAGAAAAAACACTGTCCATTTACCTTCACTCTCTATCCATGGTTCTCTTTACTTTTAGCTGTTCTTCATCTACTTTGAACCACTTCTCCTCTGCCTAAGCCCTGTCTCTGTATTTTGCACTTTTCCACCTATGTGTCAGCCCCTGTGGTCCCACCCACATGTACACACTGAAGAAGGCAGGACTGAATTATAAAGGAATAAGCTGGACAGGCtcttttggttttccttctgaGTTCTGGTTCCCAAAGGGTTATAAGCCTTCGTTATTCCATTTGCTGCAAGGGACAAAGTGGAGCAATGAAAGTGTGCCTCAAACAGCATCCCCACAGCAACAACAGTTGCTCAAGTTTATCCTCCTCTGAGGAAGGGGCCTTGGGTTAAGAGAAGAGTCAGATAAAATACTTTGTTAAAAACAGAATCCCAGTTTTATCAATACTGTTCCCATcccaaatccaaaacatagccccatactatctactaaaaagaaaactaactctggcccagccaaaaccagcacattcAGCAAGAAACAAGCATGACCAATGGTGTCAACATGTTAACAGTGAAGTGTTgcagtttcatttctgttttgttacaCAGCTTAAACCAGCATCGTCCTCAAACCCTTAATAACGTCAGCTCTGCATTCCTCCTTAAGTTCTCCTCAAGTGAACAGACCATATTCTGAATCATTCTGAATATCTGAAATGCACATTTGAATGCAGTTTCTTCTGTACCAGCTTTGCTGCAACTGTCTCCCTTACTATCTGTTTGAGGGGTGAGTTACAGTCATCATTCTCAGTGATGGACATGTTGATCCTTCTACAGACACGTTAATCTACCTCTGCCATCAGCAGCCTGACTCCTTTTATATAGTGCTGCTCTCTCTCAACCAGCAAGTAATTTGCCCTCAAGTCCAGTTTATGTAATGAGTAACTTTGTACTTCAGTATCCCCTGTATCATGTTTTGTGTTAGGTACATTGTATTGTATGTTCTTGAAACCTGACAACTCTACAAGAGCAAAAACCCAGCTCCACATCCAAACAATTACATCAGGACATATGCCACAACAGCTGGCCCCAGCACAGAGGAACAGGTACAGCACACTGCCGTTCCCTGAGGTGTTTGCTTTCAGAGCAGCTCTTACCTTGGTCTGGATCAGTGTTTTGCAGTCATTCATACTGAATCCATCAAACCTGAAGTCCTCGTTATCTTTAACATTTGATTCTTCAAAGACGGCATCCTGGATCTCTGAAAAACCCTGATAAAACAGAATTTaccttttctttacaaatttcTAGCAGATCTCAAAGCATATAGCCTAAAGAGAAGTTTCCCTCAAACAATAACCACTGTATTTTACTTTCTGAAGCCCTGTTTTGATTTACCACGTGCCCCACTTTGCATCAAAAACAAGTTGGTGCCAGAACAAGTCCTTCACACATCAAACTAACTGTGACttaaattaatttagaaaaGCCATTTCCAATTGAAATTAGCCCTAACCTACACCAGAAAATAGCTGagaaacatcttcatcagcattGTTAAAAACAATGCATTTTTCCAGTAAGAGAAAAGAAGTAATGGCATAAATTCAAGCTGCCTGGGCATTGATTTAGTGCCAGTGTTATGTACAGGCAAGAAAGGAATCAAAGAGGAGTTTTAACTATGTTGAAGAAATGTCTCCCCCTTCTCTCCTGTTAAGTGCCAGTTCTATAAAAGTGACTTTCAGGTGCAGAAACCTTCATCCCTGTTTGAATGTAACTTGTTTGAATGTAACTTGTCAAGTGTGTCCATAAAAATCAAACTAGAAGGCAGTAGCCCCTGCCCTGCTTCAGCAATCAGATCACCAAGTGAAACAGTTACTTCTGAAAAGCAACATGTGCCTAGATCGTCCCAACTAAATAACCACGCTCCAATGCTAAACCCTCTCTGATACCTTTATCTTCTCAAAACAAGGGATTAAATAGAGATATCTCTTTTGGAGATATGTCAATACTGTTGGTTTGGTCTTGATTCAATTTGAAATTCATTCTCCCCCAAGCCTTGCAAAACCAGAAAGGATAGTCTGAGGAGAAGTGGAACACGTTTTCAGTTCATGTACAGTAAAAACATCCAGTAATTACTTTAACAGCCCCTCTGATTCCAATCTGATTTTCACCTAATGGAAAGATATTAGAGACTAACAATTTCCCTTTACTctgagcaaaagaaaaagaaaatcatactACCACACACATCTGAAAGCCACTTCTACATGTCTACTGAAGCTGAATGTACCACCTAACAATAAGGTGCTATGTAGTGGAGACTTGAAGGTAGAGACAATCAAAACTAGATCCTGCACAATTTCATAGTAACTTGCATGTAATGATGAGAAAACACCAGACTATCATTCTTAAAGGCTCTAAAAAACCTTGTGACTCCCCCATGCATCTGCATTTATAGCCCACAGAAAATCAGATTTGTAACCATGTGTTGATGCTGACAAACCAGTGTTCAATTACCTTTTGACTTGCATCTATTCCAAGGGCACTCAAGAGGTTTTCTTGGCAATGAGACTTATTCCACAGATGTCTTAAGCCAGGGGTATTATCAAAGTCTCTAAGTGTTCTCCATATGTTTCCAGAATCAACACTAGGATAGAAAACACAATTTGAGGTTGTAGGGTGCACAAAGTTTCCAGTGAACATACACAACTTACTTATTGTCACTACACACAGCCATATACCACCCTACCTTGACCTAAAAAGCAACTTATCTTAAAACTCTTCCTACACTTGTTCAAACTGTCACCCCAACATACCAATAAGCTTCCACGGTGCTTAACGGGAACAGTAAGTCAACATAACTGTATGTTTGGGCTTCTGAGATAAGAAGCACACTAGAAGCATATCTCAGGGATAGTTTTATGCCAACAACTTGCATTTTTCGTTTGCTTCTGTGAATTGTGGGTAGAGTTCAGCCCTATTAATTCTGCACTTTGCATTTTCTGTCTCTCAAAGCTTTCTCCTTCCTGTCACTCGTTCCTCTCCACTCAGCAGCCTGCTGCTCAGGGTGAGCTGCATCTGCTCTGGACCTATCTGTCCTATAAAACAAGCCAAAGGCACACACTGCTGAAAGAGTGAGGATTAAAGAGTTCTCTCTACATAGTACTTTGGGTTCTTACATTGAATTCATCCTGTATAAATCCACTTGCTTTTTGCTTAGTACAGGGTGCAATTACCACAGTAGATGAGGGCTTTTTTGTCTGTAGCTGGTACTCTGCTATAATATTGCAGCCCCTTTAACACACAAACTATATTTCTCCACAAGTTTgaggctgattaaaatgtaaCACACAACTCTCTGCCAGGATGCCCACATGAAATGTCTTAGCTGCATTTCTTGTGATTCTCACAACACTTCCAGAGTATGGTCTGACCCAGCTTTTTAGATACAAGGCCTCAGATGTACACAAAAATAACTGCAGTACTGCTCAGTCACTACAACACTGCTCAGAAGCTGCTGATCCTTCACCAGGTATCTCAAGAGAAAGCTAAGTTAATGACACTAATTGCTATTACCATAGCCTCAGGAAAGGAGCCAGATTCACCACAGATTCACAAGCCCATTTAGTTGAACAGGGGAAGAGGTTAACACCTGGGAAAattggggagggaggaaaaagccTAAAAAGTGAGAAGGCTgccagtagcagcagcagcaatgctcCTGCCTCAGATGATGGAGACATGACAGACATGTTGCAAGGAAAggacaagaaaacaggaagaacaGGCTGTTGGGTGCTCTGACATTCCAGAGGCTTAGTCATAAGGCAGCTCACCAAGAGCAGGAAAAACCCTAAGCAGGAATCTATCATTTTGATGTAGTCCCTTCCTTGTTTCCCAATGGCTAAAACACAAGTCCATTTCCTTGAACAATACAACACAAAACTGCTGAGATCCATATGCTGAAGAGTACAGTGACTAAAAAGGTTTTCAAGTTCCCCTGTAAGTACCACTCACTTTAAAGTTATGAAATAAACAGTGTAATAGCTGAGGAACTTTTTCGTTGGGTTTTTCTAAACTGTTGATCCAAACTCCTTACCAAAGCTGATTCTTCACAAGGTCAGGGATCCCAGCATCTTCATTATTTGTATCAAGTACTTGATCTAAGCTTCTTATGCTCTCTCTGGACTGGGATACAAAGACTTTTGGAAAGCCCATCTTAAATACATCCTCATAGCTGTGGTTTACCTAGAATAAAAAGGTTTATTATGTCTGTTACACAGGCCATTCCCACAGTTTGTGAAGGGCTTAGTCCAAAGACTACAATGTTTCTAGAGACTGTATTATTGATGTTGAAGCCCAAGTCTCTAGCCTGCCAGCTAGACTTAGAGAC encodes:
- the LOC104556330 gene encoding SERTA domain-containing protein 2-like isoform X2, which encodes MQNLESSCLDSFLFSKGNYLFMLGRGLKRKLSDYEENMAGLSSAFDSSRNLPYPLKRQLVLNMCLTKLQTYKMLVEPNLHRSVLIANTVRQIQEEMRQESNQQPMNVCPGIAPISHSYAGMEPSGISLQLPSGISQQESNCCDLRSVEDPIENSLLIVSDDDMSSAISSILKDLDFVEDISPPTCLVPAGDDQPKFPENTALKLEDDRQDLKGAECVFGSFEISNSTSYLKDLAIDDIFEDIDTSMYDSDFCCPPLAPPRSPSLAVEEPLKTFPSCNSSAANNIQLCRTDLSELDHIMEILVGS
- the LOC104556330 gene encoding SERTA domain-containing protein 2-like isoform X1, encoding MELCFSSEMVARVLYCPHHIAMFMLGRGLKRKLSDYEENMAGLSSAFDSSRNLPYPLKRQLVLNMCLTKLQTYKMLVEPNLHRSVLIANTVRQIQEEMRQESNQQPMNVCPGIAPISHSYAGMEPSGISLQLPSGISQQESNCCDLRSVEDPIENSLLIVSDDDMSSAISSILKDLDFVEDISPPTCLVPAGDDQPKFPENTALKLEDDRQDLKGAECVFGSFEISNSTSYLKDLAIDDIFEDIDTSMYDSDFCCPPLAPPRSPSLAVEEPLKTFPSCNSSAANNIQLCRTDLSELDHIMEILVGS
- the LOC104556330 gene encoding SERTA domain-containing protein 2-like isoform X3 translates to MLGRGLKRKLSDYEENMAGLSSAFDSSRNLPYPLKRQLVLNMCLTKLQTYKMLVEPNLHRSVLIANTVRQIQEEMRQESNQQPMNVCPGIAPISHSYAGMEPSGISLQLPSGISQQESNCCDLRSVEDPIENSLLIVSDDDMSSAISSILKDLDFVEDISPPTCLVPAGDDQPKFPENTALKLEDDRQDLKGAECVFGSFEISNSTSYLKDLAIDDIFEDIDTSMYDSDFCCPPLAPPRSPSLAVEEPLKTFPSCNSSAANNIQLCRTDLSELDHIMEILVGS
- the CLBA1 gene encoding uncharacterized protein CLBA1 → MQNLSLVESLANTDESHPMSLKELEVEAGGVSLSESDCNLNERTNNKEGINLDMMQQSLPVVNSKERSCEGFSESNYSASEPSGPWGDFEGFQEPLDEPERFSHNRDVLVKSTKTSRVDSDLSRDQCSTFSGHFCSEPSLHSGTQEASSFLSEVNHSYEDVFKMGFPKVFVSQSRESIRSLDQVLDTNNEDAGIPDLVKNQLCVDSGNIWRTLRDFDNTPGLRHLWNKSHCQENLLSALGIDASQKGFSEIQDAVFEESNVKDNEDFRFDGFSMNDCKTLIQTKLSVSPDPSHGHLFTCNLFLRSTLPDGNMQHLTVPRRKHFFTTCNLKRRFFNSDVC